tcattcaaacaaaaacacggagatcggaggagagttcttatccgagatccttcattaaaactttaagctgaatactttaagaggtcgggggagagttcttacctgatcctcattcaaacaaaaacatggagatcggaggagagttcttatccaagatccttcattaaaactttaagccgaatactttaagaggtcgggggagagtttttacctgatcctcattcaaacaaaaacacggagatcggaggagagttcttatctgagatccttcattaaaactttaagccGAATACTTTaaaaggtcgggggagagttcttacctgattctcattcaaacaaaaatacggagatcgaaggagagtttttatccgagatccttcattaaaactttaagccgaatactttaagaggtcgggggagagttcttacctgatcctcattcaaacaaaaactcttatccgagatccttcattaaaactttaagctgaatactttaagagaaacatggagatcggaggagagttcttatccgagatccttcattaaaactttaagccgaatactttaagaggttgggggagagttcttacctgatcctcattcaaataaaaatgcggagatcggatgagagttcttatctgagatccttcatcaaattttaaaccaaataccctaagagatcgagggagagttcttacctgattctcgcctaaattaaaacagggagatcggaggagagttcttatccaaaatcttccactcaaaactcttaataaaatatatctagagatcgggagaagttccctacccgagctctcttaacaaaattaaaactaaatgacatgaccccaatacacaagacaatttcactcaaacacttattcactaaagggccatctcacgaacttgTGTTCCTCAGCAACCCaagataagtgaaatatcaaacatccctttattttgcacaaaggacTAATATTATCACTATCCCAaccccctaattacccttttaatttataaaagagcataacattaaatctgtttaccttcattgagggacgaggcggggtgcctaacacctttcccgccCGTATATagaccctgaacctagaatctctgttttcaaagtggtttcttttaaatttattttcacgaatgattttctttaatttccattaaaattaaagtggcgacttctCACTTTTCTCACTTCAGTGAAGAGCTttcgtccaggcgaccacaaaataccttgcgacactaGCAATTTCTCATTTAGGATCAACCCTAAAGGTTGTCCGCAAGTGTTCTTATACGAGGGTCATGTTCCAAAATGGAGGAGTGGTCATTGGAATGGCGTTAGATGGTCTGGAATACCTTAACTGTAGAGAGTTACATTTATCTTCAACTACAGCTATGTGGACAATGAGAATGAGATTTCCTTCTCGTGGAACAATGCATATGGCTCAATCTTGACAAGAGCAGTGCTGAATGAGTCCGGCATTTTCCAACGGTCCAAATGGCATGAGAACGAAGGTCGATGGGAAGAGTTCGCGTCTGCGCCCAAGGACCAGTGTGACAGCTATGGATTATGTGGAGCCTATGGTAACTATGTTCGTTACAATGGTGAATTCGACTGCACTTCTCTTCCCGGGTACCAGCCCAAATCACCCCAAGAATAGCATCGGACAGATGGGTCAGGCGGGTGCGTTAGGAAGAATCAAACGCCACTCTGCAGAAACGGTGAAGGATTCGTAGAGGTGGCAAATGTGAAGGCTCCGGATACTTCAGTTGCTCATGTATTGGCAAATTTGGATACGAAAGCTTGTAAAAATGAGTGCTTGAGGAATTGTTCATGCACTGCATATGCAAGTCTAGGTACGACAGAAGGAAGTGGATGTTTGACATGGTATGGTGATTTGCTAGATACAAGAGTATTTAAAGAAGGTGGACAAAGTATATATGTGCGTGTGGATGCACTCGAGTTAGGTATCTTCAAGCAAACTGTCATTAGAAATTCGggtttcttttgttttctatTTGTtttgttgattatgtgtttaaatATGCTCTTCTGCTAACTCTAGATGACTGGTTGATTATCATATTAATAGTTGCAGTGTTTCTTTTTTCTCGTCTTCCCTTTTCAAGTCAATATGCAAATAAGCGCAAGGACCTTCTTGCAAGAAAAGGGATATTGGTAATTATGATACTGTCCGTAGCCACAGCAGTTTCCTCTGTTGTTCTTTTCTCATACTGCTTGGTGGGGAGGCAAAGGAGATTATGTAACCAAATAATTAAATTCCTTTTAGATAGTTTTCCCATTTCCTCGTTATTTTTCACTTTAATAATCGTTAaactacaatttatcaattaACTATGCTTGATTACAAAAAGTTTAAAACTATTTCCTACATTTGGTTGCCAAGAaagtaaaagaaaatatataaaagatTCTTAtatcctgtgacaccccttacccgtctacagtatagccgagcaagttttgccactcagtgtgtcggaatatcaattcatgtttcaagttcacttaatccctttttattcatttttttcaatttttgataaatctaaattttttcgcaaattttatagaaaatccagcagagtgccggttataaattggaaaacagttcttctaaacctgtttaaaaaaacacttccagtaATATCATCATATTATCCTcagtcaacctccaatatattctcaattcatttcagtttctcaaaatttacattcatctcatatcataccaaattcaatgagaaatactcatatttatttctgaacacagttcataaataattacagcaaaaata
The sequence above is a segment of the Hevea brasiliensis isolate MT/VB/25A 57/8 chromosome 11, ASM3005281v1, whole genome shotgun sequence genome. Coding sequences within it:
- the LOC131169051 gene encoding G-type lectin S-receptor-like serine/threonine-protein kinase RKS1, producing MAYVDNENEISFSWNNAYGSILTRAVLNESGIFQRSKWHENEGRWEEFASAPKDQCDSYGLCGAYGNYVRYNGEFDCTSLPGNGEGFVEVANVKAPDTSVAHVLANLDTKACKNECLRNCSCTAYASLGTTEGSGCLTWYGDLLDTRVFKEGGQSIYVRVDALELAQNGQHELSIYSSSTLPDDPPREKELDRSGSHPHLPFFNIDTIVEATDNFSNKLGEDASMEPKISDFGLAKLFKEHQIEAITKQVVGTYYGVLILEITSGKKNTQYDKESPSLNLIGNVWKLWREGKGLEIVDYSLLEHSYPCQEILRCIQIGLL